A window from Onychostoma macrolepis isolate SWU-2019 chromosome 07, ASM1243209v1, whole genome shotgun sequence encodes these proteins:
- the rfx7a gene encoding DNA-binding protein RFX7 isoform X3 yields the protein MADDQQQSGAGVGPLTSAVQGLQGAEANALQLKIKNSICKTVQSKVDCILQDVEKLTDIEKLYLYLKLPSGPSSGNEKNEQSSMSSSRTQQLHAFSWIRNHLEEHPETSLPKQEVYDEYKSYCDSLGYHALSAADFGKIMKNVFPNMKARRLGMRGKSKYCYSGLRKKAFVHVPSLPNLDLHKSGDGCEVFEPTGQLSSAEDEVRMAACGLVCEWAQKVLSRQFDSVEDLARFLLNSHYIGTKSMAALTVMTGSPSAAKLSIQSSAFAPTTDAHSFQPQVKTLVSHSVDAKQQLQRKIQKKQQEQKLHSPLPGEAQARRADGGITPGAGTGIPCGSPALLSPQPIGIVVAAVSSPITVQRSRQLLSPSPVPMAAADSKVLPVNFQVVTQSVQPVKQCPKTPHNISASPISDRSARHRYAQILPKPSASSGITLRSPTLLITNSPIKTVMSTPHISSLNVVKMTTISLGSNGSGTSTPADTPASNKVRPASAGVTSLSDDPQPVTRVRSGSIAAMPSVLARSGCSTSTTPVINTKTNTEAIIGSGQEHGGTSRLATTLGTVGGVQRSGIFKPRAASVPTPLDKGSLGLDTLTGTKCNERTLLSVKTLAAGSNNTSNTNESTLYQNTSSTQSNSGNAVVTSPKDAVLASKSPHKRPGLCTDLSPTPVKKAHISMLPAGGSDGLKSNVMAKQMPRSSTPIRPESAPLTATGKATAGPVRNTGFQTVRRPQSISQGRWEGASSVMDYRVSVTSTATLTSVGNTMFQTVCRPRSISQGRWEGSSTGIEGRAVVTRTVSAPGQALLQQVTKNSQDMLLDQSNSSAAFELKSVFWDSELQQHQEVYGPQMVSEPRQMSTPVMEPLPAIAQASPSNQQAQMSDYGTQANLSYFPFDDDMTQDSIVEELVQMEEQMKINNSIQSFSNCVDNSLQGQQQTMQTTMMSTLQTNTLYYSSAHSSSTPVQTPTPTPTPTSEMIGSGQGMMHESPCLRLAPTTPVDSALGSSRQTPIGTPHSNCSSSIPPSPVECRNPFAFTPINSSITGYHDGSTVSSSPVKPMQRPMATHPDKTKLEWMNSGYSNSGGNSNNVISILPSYQDLVDDHFRKPHAFAIPGQTCQSQTRHHDTHISRLTPISPVQQQVASMASLNKKEGFAVPAPLDNKASLGSGTFRCRSVSPAVRQRNLSGTQNPNVPHSVVSPFNSPVTPEVLNIFSNSDPDASISSMAQRSQSVPVTVMMQSEVLPMQAGQQMNTKNITNVLINKMDGSGDDSVRGIGINNMPSNYTARMNLTQILETTTVPSFPGSASHQALISPCSSAFESQKPGYLMKNAREEPMSFSADESQAQSASGEHQPPQQQHLGRRQLLGQEQQHQAMLLPLQQNLRQHQHQQPLDLDRTVKDLLHEESLNAGSQLVGQGSELNAVSSEFTSDMRLTSELTGSINDLNTLDTNLLFDPSQQQGQYEDSTLEELKNDPLFQQICSETVNSAGFDWLESKDQATVEMLG from the exons CAAGATGTGGAGAAGCTTACAGATATTGAAAAACTCTACCTCTATCTCAAGCTGCCTTCTGGACCCAGCAGTGGCAATGAGAAAAA TGAGCAGAGCTCCATGTCATCAAGTCGTACCCAGCAGTTGCACGCATTTAGCTGGATTCGCAACCACCTTGAGGAGCATCCTGAAACATCGCTGCCTAAACAAGAAGTCTACGACGAGTACAA GAGTTACTGTGATAGCCTGGGGTATCACGCTCTCAGTGCTGCAGACTTTGGAAAGATCATGAAGAACGTCTTTCCCAACATGAAGGCACGTCGACTTGGCATGCGAGGCAAATCCAA GTATTGCTATAGTGGACTTAGGAAGAAGGCTTTTGTACACGTGCCATCTCTTCCCAACCTAGACCTTCATAAATCAGGTGATGGG TGTGAAGTGTTTGAACCTACTGGTCAGCTGTCTAGTGCAGAAGATGAGGTGCGCATGGCCGCATGTGGGTTGGTGTGCGAGTGGGCACAGAAAGTGCTGAGTCGGCAGTTTGACAGCGTTGAGGATCTGGCTCGATTTCTTTTGAACAGCCACTATATTGGAACTAAGTCTATGGCTGCTCTTACTGTGATGACCGGTTCCCCCTCAG caGCAAAATTGTCCATTCAGTCATCTGCATTTGCTCCCACAACCGATGCACACTCATTCCAACCTCAGGTTAAAACCCTGGTCTCCCACTCCGTGGATGCCAAACAGCAGCTACAAAGGAAGATCCAGAAGAAGCAACAAGAACAGAAACTGCATTCTCCACTTCCTGGTGAAGCTCAGGCCAGGAGGGCAGATGGGGGTATAACTCCTGGGGCAGGGACAGGCATACCCTGTGGAAGTCCTGCTCTTCTCTCACCACAACCTATTGGGATTGTGGTTGCAGCTGTTTCCAGCCCTATCACG GTTCAGAGGAGCAGGCAGTTGTTGTCTCCTAGCCCTGTTCCCATGGCAGCTGCAGACAGCAAAGTTCTTCCTGTAAACTTTCAAGTGGTTACTCAGTCAGTGCAGCCTGTGAAGCAGTGCCCCAAGACACCTCATAACATCTCGGCTAGTCCGATAAGCGACCGGTCAGCCCGTCACCGGTATGCCCAAATCCTGCCCAAGCCATCTGCCTCAAGTGGCATAACCCTGCGCTCACCAACATTGCTTATCACCAACAGCCCCATCAAGACGGTAATGTCAACTCCGCACATCAGTTCGCTCAATGTAGTCAAGATGACGACCATATCTCTGGGCTCTAATGGCAGTGGGACCAGCACACCAGCCGATACCCCTGCCAGCAACAAAGTCAGACCCGCATCTGCTGGAGTTACCAGCCTCAGTGATGATCCACAGCCAGTTACGCGTGTTCGCAGTGGGTCTATAGCTGCAATGCCATCTGTTTTGGCAAGGTCAGGGTGTTCAACATCCACGACCCCTGTCATCAACACTAAAACAAATACGGAAGCCATAATTGGAAGTGGTCAAGAGCACGGTGGTACGAGTAGACTGGCAACCACTCTGGGCACCGTTGGTGGTGTACAGCGGTCAGGGATATTCAAACCCAGAGCGGCTAGCGTACCCACTCCTCTTGACAAGGGCTCACTGGGATTGGACACTCTAACAGGGACCAAATGCAATGAGAGGACACTCCTTAGTGTCAAAACTCTGGCTGCTGGCAGCAATAATACGTCCAACACTAATGAAAGCACTTTGTACCAGAACACAAGTAGCACTCAGTCAAACAGTGGTAATGCGGTTGTGACATCACCCAAAGATGCAGTGTTGGCATCCAAGAGCCCTCACAAAAGACCTGGCTTATGCACTGATTTGAGCCCAACACCTGTTAAAAAAGCCCACATTTCTATGCTACCAGCAGGTGGATCTGATGGACTAAAGTCAaatgtaatggcaaagcaaaTGCCAAGATCGAGCACTCCTATAAGGCCAGAAAGTGCACCTCTCACAGCCACAGGCAAAGCTACTGCAGGTCCAGTCAGGAATACTGGCTTCCAGACAGTTCGCAGGCCACAAAGCATCTCCCAGGGAAGATGGGAAGGAGCTTCATCAGTAATGGATTACAGAGTTTCTGTCACCTCTACAGCAACACTTACTTCAGTGGGGAATACCATGTTTCAGACTGTTTGCAGGCCTAGAAGCATCTCCCAAGGGAGATGGGAAGGATCTTCAACAGGTATCGAAGGTAGAGCTGTGGTCACCCGTACTGTTAGCGCTCCAGGTCAAGCTTTGCTACAACAAGTAACCAAAAACTCACAGGATATGCTCTTAGACCAGTCTAACTCTTCTGCAGCATTTGAACTGAAGAGTGTGTTTTGGGATAGTGAGCTGCAACAACATCAGGAAGTTTATGGCCCGCAAATGGTGTCTGAGCCAAGGCAAATGTCCACCCCAGTGATGGAGCCCCTTCCTGCAATTGCCCAAGCCTCTCCTTCCAACCAGCAGGCTCAAATGAGTGACTATGGCACCCAGGCCAACCTTAGCTACTTTCCCTTTGATGATGACATGACCCAGGATAGCATTGTTGAGGAGCTTGTACAAATGGAAGAGCAGATGAAAATTAACAATAGCATACAAAGTTTTAGCAACTGTGTGGATAATTCACTGCAAGGCCAGCAACAAACCATGCAGACTACCATGATGTCTACCCTTCAGACCAACACCCTATACTACAGCTCTGCTCATAGCAGCAGCACCCCAGTCCAAACACCGACTCCTACACCTACTCCCACTTCTGAGATGATAGGAAGTGGTCAGGGTATGATGCATGAAAGCCCCTGTTTGCGCTTAGCCCCAACCACTCCGGTTGACAGCGCTCTTGGAAGTAGTCGACAAACACCTATTGGCACGCCACACTCAAACTGCAGCAGTAGTATCCCACCAAGCCCTGTGGAATGCAGGAACCCTTTTGCCTTTACTCCTATTAACTCCAGCATCACTGGATACCACGATGGGAGTACCGTCTCCTCGAGCCCTGTAAAGCCCATGCAAAGACCAATGGCCACACATCCAGATAAGACTAAACTGGAATGGATGAACAGTGGGTACAGTAACAGTGGTGGGAACTCCAACAATGTCATTAGCATTCTGCCCAGCTACCAAGACCTAGTAGATGACCACTTTCGAAAGCCTCACGCCTTCGCCATCCCGGGCCAGACCTGTCAGTCACAAACCAGACATCATGATACTCATATCAGCCGCTTGACACCCATTTCACCTGTCCAACAGCAAGTGGCAAGCATGGCTAGCCTCAACAAGAAAGAGGGTTTTGCTGTTCCAGCACCCCTTGACAACAAGGCCAGCTTAGGGTCTGGAACATTTCGATGCCGCAGCGTTAGCCCGGCAGTCAGGCAGCGCAACTTGAGCGGGACCCAAAATCCCAATGTTCCCCACTCTGTGGTCTCTCCTTTCAACTCACCTGTAACACCTGAAGTGCTAAACATCTTTTCTAACAGTGACCCTGATGCAAGCATCAGCAGCATGGCACAGAGGAGTCAGTCTGTTCCAGTCACTGTGATGATGCAGTCTGAGGTTCTACCCATGCAAGCAGGCCAGCAGATGAATACCAAAAATATCACTAATGTCCTCATCAACAAAATGGATGGCAGTGGAGATGACTCTGTGCGTGGCATCGGAATCAACAACATGCCGTCCAACTACACTGCCCGCATGAATCTCACCCAGATTCTGGAGACCACCACAGTGCCCAGCTTTCCTGGTAGTGCCAGCCACCAAGCTCTGATCTCGCCTTGTTCATCAGCCTTTGAGTCCCAGAAGCCTGGTTACCTCATGAAAAATGCCAGAGAGGAGCCGATGAGCTTCTCTGCAGATGAAAGCCAAGCACAATCAGCCTCAGGGGAGCACCAGCCGCCACAACAGCAGCACTTAGGCAGACGGCAGCTCCTTGGGCAAGAACAACAGCATCAGGCCATGCTGTTGCCTCTACAGCAAAACCTCCGACAACATCAGCACCAGCAACCCTTGGATTTAGACAGAACTGTCAAAGATCTTTTACATGAGGAAAGCTTGAATGCTGGCTCACAGCTTGTGGGTCAAGGATCAGAACTCAATGCTGTGAGTTCAGAGTTTACCAGCGATATGCGACTGACCTCTGAGCTTACCGGTAGCATAAATGACTTAAATACACTGGACACCAACCTTCTTTTTGACCCTAGTCAACAGCAAGGACAATATGAAGACTCGACACTGGAAGAACTGAAGAACGACCCACTTTTTCAACAGATATGCAGCGAGACTGTGAATTCTGCTGGCTTTGACTGGTTGGAGAGCAAAGACCAGGCAACAGTGGAAATGTTGGGTTaa
- the rfx7a gene encoding DNA-binding protein RFX7 isoform X2, giving the protein MADDQQQSGAGVGPLTSAVQGLQGAEANALQLKIKNSICKTVQSKVDCILQDVEKLTDIEKLYLYLKLPSGPSSGNEKNIPLSEQSSMSSSRTQQLHAFSWIRNHLEEHPETSLPKQEVYDEYKSYCDSLGYHALSAADFGKIMKNVFPNMKARRLGMRGKSKYCYSGLRKKAFVHVPSLPNLDLHKSGDGCEVFEPTGQLSSAEDEVRMAACGLVCEWAQKVLSRQFDSVEDLARFLLNSHYIGTKSMAALTVMTGSPSAKLSIQSSAFAPTTDAHSFQPQVKTLVSHSVDAKQQLQRKIQKKQQEQKLHSPLPGEAQARRADGGITPGAGTGIPCGSPALLSPQPIGIVVAAVSSPITVQRSRQLLSPSPVPMAAADSKVLPVNFQVVTQSVQPVKQCPKTPHNISASPISDRSARHRYAQILPKPSASSGITLRSPTLLITNSPIKTVMSTPHISSLNVVKMTTISLGSNGSGTSTPADTPASNKVRPASAGVTSLSDDPQPVTRVRSGSIAAMPSVLARSGCSTSTTPVINTKTNTEAIIGSGQEHGGTSRLATTLGTVGGVQRSGIFKPRAASVPTPLDKGSLGLDTLTGTKCNERTLLSVKTLAAGSNNTSNTNESTLYQNTSSTQSNSGNAVVTSPKDAVLASKSPHKRPGLCTDLSPTPVKKAHISMLPAGGSDGLKSNVMAKQMPRSSTPIRPESAPLTATGKATAGPVRNTGFQTVRRPQSISQGRWEGASSVMDYRVSVTSTATLTSVGNTMFQTVCRPRSISQGRWEGSSTGIEGRAVVTRTVSAPGQALLQQVTKNSQDMLLDQSNSSAAFELKSVFWDSELQQHQEVYGPQMVSEPRQMSTPVMEPLPAIAQASPSNQQAQMSDYGTQANLSYFPFDDDMTQDSIVEELVQMEEQMKINNSIQSFSNCVDNSLQGQQQTMQTTMMSTLQTNTLYYSSAHSSSTPVQTPTPTPTPTSEMIGSGQGMMHESPCLRLAPTTPVDSALGSSRQTPIGTPHSNCSSSIPPSPVECRNPFAFTPINSSITGYHDGSTVSSSPVKPMQRPMATHPDKTKLEWMNSGYSNSGGNSNNVISILPSYQDLVDDHFRKPHAFAIPGQTCQSQTRHHDTHISRLTPISPVQQQVASMASLNKKEGFAVPAPLDNKASLGSGTFRCRSVSPAVRQRNLSGTQNPNVPHSVVSPFNSPVTPEVLNIFSNSDPDASISSMAQRSQSVPVTVMMQSEVLPMQAGQQMNTKNITNVLINKMDGSGDDSVRGIGINNMPSNYTARMNLTQILETTTVPSFPGSASHQALISPCSSAFESQKPGYLMKNAREEPMSFSADESQAQSASGEHQPPQQQHLGRRQLLGQEQQHQAMLLPLQQNLRQHQHQQPLDLDRTVKDLLHEESLNAGSQLVGQGSELNAVSSEFTSDMRLTSELTGSINDLNTLDTNLLFDPSQQQGQYEDSTLEELKNDPLFQQICSETVNSAGFDWLESKDQATVEMLG; this is encoded by the exons CAAGATGTGGAGAAGCTTACAGATATTGAAAAACTCTACCTCTATCTCAAGCTGCCTTCTGGACCCAGCAGTGGCAATGAGAAAAA TATTCCTCTCAGTGAGCAGAGCTCCATGTCATCAAGTCGTACCCAGCAGTTGCACGCATTTAGCTGGATTCGCAACCACCTTGAGGAGCATCCTGAAACATCGCTGCCTAAACAAGAAGTCTACGACGAGTACAA GAGTTACTGTGATAGCCTGGGGTATCACGCTCTCAGTGCTGCAGACTTTGGAAAGATCATGAAGAACGTCTTTCCCAACATGAAGGCACGTCGACTTGGCATGCGAGGCAAATCCAA GTATTGCTATAGTGGACTTAGGAAGAAGGCTTTTGTACACGTGCCATCTCTTCCCAACCTAGACCTTCATAAATCAGGTGATGGG TGTGAAGTGTTTGAACCTACTGGTCAGCTGTCTAGTGCAGAAGATGAGGTGCGCATGGCCGCATGTGGGTTGGTGTGCGAGTGGGCACAGAAAGTGCTGAGTCGGCAGTTTGACAGCGTTGAGGATCTGGCTCGATTTCTTTTGAACAGCCACTATATTGGAACTAAGTCTATGGCTGCTCTTACTGTGATGACCGGTTCCCCCTCAG CAAAATTGTCCATTCAGTCATCTGCATTTGCTCCCACAACCGATGCACACTCATTCCAACCTCAGGTTAAAACCCTGGTCTCCCACTCCGTGGATGCCAAACAGCAGCTACAAAGGAAGATCCAGAAGAAGCAACAAGAACAGAAACTGCATTCTCCACTTCCTGGTGAAGCTCAGGCCAGGAGGGCAGATGGGGGTATAACTCCTGGGGCAGGGACAGGCATACCCTGTGGAAGTCCTGCTCTTCTCTCACCACAACCTATTGGGATTGTGGTTGCAGCTGTTTCCAGCCCTATCACG GTTCAGAGGAGCAGGCAGTTGTTGTCTCCTAGCCCTGTTCCCATGGCAGCTGCAGACAGCAAAGTTCTTCCTGTAAACTTTCAAGTGGTTACTCAGTCAGTGCAGCCTGTGAAGCAGTGCCCCAAGACACCTCATAACATCTCGGCTAGTCCGATAAGCGACCGGTCAGCCCGTCACCGGTATGCCCAAATCCTGCCCAAGCCATCTGCCTCAAGTGGCATAACCCTGCGCTCACCAACATTGCTTATCACCAACAGCCCCATCAAGACGGTAATGTCAACTCCGCACATCAGTTCGCTCAATGTAGTCAAGATGACGACCATATCTCTGGGCTCTAATGGCAGTGGGACCAGCACACCAGCCGATACCCCTGCCAGCAACAAAGTCAGACCCGCATCTGCTGGAGTTACCAGCCTCAGTGATGATCCACAGCCAGTTACGCGTGTTCGCAGTGGGTCTATAGCTGCAATGCCATCTGTTTTGGCAAGGTCAGGGTGTTCAACATCCACGACCCCTGTCATCAACACTAAAACAAATACGGAAGCCATAATTGGAAGTGGTCAAGAGCACGGTGGTACGAGTAGACTGGCAACCACTCTGGGCACCGTTGGTGGTGTACAGCGGTCAGGGATATTCAAACCCAGAGCGGCTAGCGTACCCACTCCTCTTGACAAGGGCTCACTGGGATTGGACACTCTAACAGGGACCAAATGCAATGAGAGGACACTCCTTAGTGTCAAAACTCTGGCTGCTGGCAGCAATAATACGTCCAACACTAATGAAAGCACTTTGTACCAGAACACAAGTAGCACTCAGTCAAACAGTGGTAATGCGGTTGTGACATCACCCAAAGATGCAGTGTTGGCATCCAAGAGCCCTCACAAAAGACCTGGCTTATGCACTGATTTGAGCCCAACACCTGTTAAAAAAGCCCACATTTCTATGCTACCAGCAGGTGGATCTGATGGACTAAAGTCAaatgtaatggcaaagcaaaTGCCAAGATCGAGCACTCCTATAAGGCCAGAAAGTGCACCTCTCACAGCCACAGGCAAAGCTACTGCAGGTCCAGTCAGGAATACTGGCTTCCAGACAGTTCGCAGGCCACAAAGCATCTCCCAGGGAAGATGGGAAGGAGCTTCATCAGTAATGGATTACAGAGTTTCTGTCACCTCTACAGCAACACTTACTTCAGTGGGGAATACCATGTTTCAGACTGTTTGCAGGCCTAGAAGCATCTCCCAAGGGAGATGGGAAGGATCTTCAACAGGTATCGAAGGTAGAGCTGTGGTCACCCGTACTGTTAGCGCTCCAGGTCAAGCTTTGCTACAACAAGTAACCAAAAACTCACAGGATATGCTCTTAGACCAGTCTAACTCTTCTGCAGCATTTGAACTGAAGAGTGTGTTTTGGGATAGTGAGCTGCAACAACATCAGGAAGTTTATGGCCCGCAAATGGTGTCTGAGCCAAGGCAAATGTCCACCCCAGTGATGGAGCCCCTTCCTGCAATTGCCCAAGCCTCTCCTTCCAACCAGCAGGCTCAAATGAGTGACTATGGCACCCAGGCCAACCTTAGCTACTTTCCCTTTGATGATGACATGACCCAGGATAGCATTGTTGAGGAGCTTGTACAAATGGAAGAGCAGATGAAAATTAACAATAGCATACAAAGTTTTAGCAACTGTGTGGATAATTCACTGCAAGGCCAGCAACAAACCATGCAGACTACCATGATGTCTACCCTTCAGACCAACACCCTATACTACAGCTCTGCTCATAGCAGCAGCACCCCAGTCCAAACACCGACTCCTACACCTACTCCCACTTCTGAGATGATAGGAAGTGGTCAGGGTATGATGCATGAAAGCCCCTGTTTGCGCTTAGCCCCAACCACTCCGGTTGACAGCGCTCTTGGAAGTAGTCGACAAACACCTATTGGCACGCCACACTCAAACTGCAGCAGTAGTATCCCACCAAGCCCTGTGGAATGCAGGAACCCTTTTGCCTTTACTCCTATTAACTCCAGCATCACTGGATACCACGATGGGAGTACCGTCTCCTCGAGCCCTGTAAAGCCCATGCAAAGACCAATGGCCACACATCCAGATAAGACTAAACTGGAATGGATGAACAGTGGGTACAGTAACAGTGGTGGGAACTCCAACAATGTCATTAGCATTCTGCCCAGCTACCAAGACCTAGTAGATGACCACTTTCGAAAGCCTCACGCCTTCGCCATCCCGGGCCAGACCTGTCAGTCACAAACCAGACATCATGATACTCATATCAGCCGCTTGACACCCATTTCACCTGTCCAACAGCAAGTGGCAAGCATGGCTAGCCTCAACAAGAAAGAGGGTTTTGCTGTTCCAGCACCCCTTGACAACAAGGCCAGCTTAGGGTCTGGAACATTTCGATGCCGCAGCGTTAGCCCGGCAGTCAGGCAGCGCAACTTGAGCGGGACCCAAAATCCCAATGTTCCCCACTCTGTGGTCTCTCCTTTCAACTCACCTGTAACACCTGAAGTGCTAAACATCTTTTCTAACAGTGACCCTGATGCAAGCATCAGCAGCATGGCACAGAGGAGTCAGTCTGTTCCAGTCACTGTGATGATGCAGTCTGAGGTTCTACCCATGCAAGCAGGCCAGCAGATGAATACCAAAAATATCACTAATGTCCTCATCAACAAAATGGATGGCAGTGGAGATGACTCTGTGCGTGGCATCGGAATCAACAACATGCCGTCCAACTACACTGCCCGCATGAATCTCACCCAGATTCTGGAGACCACCACAGTGCCCAGCTTTCCTGGTAGTGCCAGCCACCAAGCTCTGATCTCGCCTTGTTCATCAGCCTTTGAGTCCCAGAAGCCTGGTTACCTCATGAAAAATGCCAGAGAGGAGCCGATGAGCTTCTCTGCAGATGAAAGCCAAGCACAATCAGCCTCAGGGGAGCACCAGCCGCCACAACAGCAGCACTTAGGCAGACGGCAGCTCCTTGGGCAAGAACAACAGCATCAGGCCATGCTGTTGCCTCTACAGCAAAACCTCCGACAACATCAGCACCAGCAACCCTTGGATTTAGACAGAACTGTCAAAGATCTTTTACATGAGGAAAGCTTGAATGCTGGCTCACAGCTTGTGGGTCAAGGATCAGAACTCAATGCTGTGAGTTCAGAGTTTACCAGCGATATGCGACTGACCTCTGAGCTTACCGGTAGCATAAATGACTTAAATACACTGGACACCAACCTTCTTTTTGACCCTAGTCAACAGCAAGGACAATATGAAGACTCGACACTGGAAGAACTGAAGAACGACCCACTTTTTCAACAGATATGCAGCGAGACTGTGAATTCTGCTGGCTTTGACTGGTTGGAGAGCAAAGACCAGGCAACAGTGGAAATGTTGGGTTaa